In the genome of Deltaproteobacteria bacterium, the window ACAATTCCGACATGAGCATGTATATCGGCGACTTCGAAACCATGGGCCGGGTCAAGAAGGCCCATTTCGATGCCGCCCAGAAGCTGAAATGCAAACGCATCGTCATGGGTGAATGCGGCCACGCCTTCCGGTCTGTCCACGATGTGGGCAACCGCTGGCTCGGGGCCAAGGATTCTCCAGTGCCCATCGTCCATTCGATCAAGTTTTTTGCCGACCTTATCCGGGAAGGCAAAATCAAAATTGCTTACAAAATCGACGACCCGGTGACCATCCATGACCCCTGCAACGTCATCCGCGGCCGGGGTCTCATGGATGAACTCCGCTATGTGACGCACGCCCTGTGCTCCAACGTCATCGAAATGACCCCCAACCGTGAATACAACTATTGCTGTTGTGCTGGCGGCGGAGTCATCAACTGCGGCCCGCCCTACAAGAACTCCCGAGTCCAGGGCAACCGAGTCAAGGCCGAACAGATCAAACGGACAGGGGCCACGATCGTCATTTCACCCTGTCACAACTGTCATTCCGGCCTGGAAGACATCGTCCACGGGGCCAAGATCGATGCCAAAATCAGTTTTCTGGGGGATCTCATCTACCCGCAGATGGAAAAGCCGGCGCACTTCACCGAGCCGGCACCCTGCAATGGAGGTGGCCATGTCTAAACTGAAACGCACCACTCTCCCGGTCCTGGCCGTCCTGGCCGCGGCCATTTTCCTTCTGGCCCCCCTGGGTTCTCTCATGGCCCAGGACTCCTTTATCAACTTCGAACCCCTGCGGCCCCTAACCCGGCCGGCGGCCCTGTTCGACCACGACGACCACAACGAAAAAGCTGGGCTTGAAGACTGCACGGCCTGCCATCACGGCGGCGAGAACGGGGTCATGGACCCTGATGAGGACACGGCCGGCACGCCCTGCGCCGACTGCCACAAGGTCGATGCCGGACCCAACACCCGTCTGGTTCGGGCCTATCACCTCCAGTGCATCGGCTGTCATGAAAAGGATGCCAAGGGCCCTCTGGCCTGCGGTCAATGCCACGATCCGTTTATAAAGGCCGCCGAGTAAACGGAAAGTAGAGTATGGAAGTTTTCGAGGCCATCGCCAACCGACGGAGCGTCCGCAAATACACGGATAAGCCCGTTGCCGACGATCAGATCCGGACCATCCTCGAGGCGGCCATGATGGCCCCCAGCGCCGGCAACGCCCAACCTTGGCAATTCGTGGTCGTTCGTGACCGCGAGATCCTGGCCGCCTTGAAGGACATCAACCCTTACGCGGCCATGGCCGCCCGGGCACCGCTGGGCATCCTGGTTTGTGGGGATCTGAGCCTTGAAAAATACCCTGGCTACTGGGTTCAGGACTGCTCGGCCGCCATCCAGAATATGCTCCTGACCATCCACGGTCTGGGCCTTGGTGCGGTCTGGACCGGCATCCACCCCATGGCCGACCGCGTGGCCGGATTCCGGAAGCTCTTCAAGCTGCCGGACCATGTCGTGCCCCTGGGATTCATCATCATCGGCCACCCGGCCCAGAACCCCACTGCCGAAAGCCGCTATCGGGAAGACCGAATCCATCAGGAAACTTGGTAGCAAAACCGTAATAAACGACAACGGGCGGACAGTGACCTCACTGCCCGCCCGTTTTTTTTGCCCCCATCCAATCAGATCAGCCAGGCCCGCAACTCTTCTTTCCCCAATGCATCGTGCATTTTTACTCGATGCGTTCAGTGAAAATACTCAATTCGTGTTGCCGTTCCGGACGGACGCCCTGACCTCGTCCAGAATCGGCGTCCAGGATGAGAACCTTCCCAGCGACGAACCGCCCTGATCGTTCACCTCAAACCCCGGTCCATGGACCGTGGACACCCTGATTTCCACTCGGTCAAAGGAAACGGCCCCGGTCTCAGGGTTGAAGAGCCATTCCGTGCCGTAGGGATTTTCAGGGAAGGCGACCAAAACGCCCTCGGACATCAAATCCTCCAGCTCCTGGGGCCAAGCCCCGGTCCGATTCTTGAAATCGGCCACGGACCGTTCCAGAACCAGCACCCCTTCCAGGGCCTTGATCCGTCTCTCGATCTCGTCCGTCCTGGAACCCTCGGTCTCTTTTTCCTTGAGCATGGCGTACAGCAATCTCAGGGCCCATTCGGTCCGGCCCGATTTCTGGGCCAGCCTGGCCCCGAGGACCGGCAGGATTTCCGGGGAATGCGGAACTTTGGCGGCCTGAAGAAAGGATTCCGAAGCGGCCTGATAGTCGTTCAGAAAATAATACTGGTTGAAACCGGCGTAGTACCGGGCCCGCCAATCCCAGGGCCGGTGCTCGGCCGCTTTCCTCAGAATCCGGACGGCCCGTTCGGGCATGCTTGCGCTCCAGGCCAGTAGTCCCTGGGCCATGAGATAGGTCTGCTCGAAATAGGGGTCCAGGGCTTGGGCCTGGTCAAAGGCCCGGGCCACGGCCAGCCACTCGGCCCGATCCAGGACTTGATTGGATCCGATGAACGATTGGACCCCAAGGAGCAGATAATCGGCAGCCAGACCCTTGAATTCACCGGCCAGGGCCTGAAGGGCCAAAGGCGGCAGATTCAGGCCGTCGAATTGGAATCGGTGCATCCGGCCCTGTCGTTGTTCCTGCACGGCCAGTCCTGCGGCCATGTAGCCGGAAAGAAGCGCGAGGCCCAGGAAGACGAACAGGATTTTTCTCAGCTTCATGCCATATCTCCATCCCCGTTGGGGCAGGTTTAAAACCAGCCCCAACTACGGCAACCATCCGGCCATTACGACAGCTCCCTTCGGGAAAAAGCCCAAACGGCCAGCCACAGGGAAAAACCGATGTAGGCTAGGCCGTAAGCCGCCACCCAGGCCATCTGAACCGGGTCCTGAGGCAGACCATAGGCCGCGGCCAGCTTATAGTCGAAGGCCGAAAAATTCGGAAAGATCCAGCCGGCCACTTTGACCACCCAGGTCAGGACCGGATTCTCGCCCAGGGCCGTTCGAGCCAGGGCCGCCTTTTGGACGGTTTCTAGTGATTGGCCGATGACGTAGGCCAAAAAGAGCAGGAACAGGGCCGTGAACTGCTGACTGGTCAGACATACCAGAAGGATGCCCAGGGCCAGAAGCACGAACAGGGCCAGGATCTGCATGGCCAGGGCCAGTCCGAACAGGCTCCAGGAGAACCCCATGGGCACCCAGGCCTCCTTGCCCATAACCGAAAACTTGAAGGACAGAACCGCGCACAGGGCCAGGATTCCGGCCGCGGCCAGCAAAACCAGGCACATGCCGACAAAGGTCCCCACCAGAAACTGGGATCGGGTCACCGGTCGGGACAAGACCATGTACACGGAACGCCGCTCCAGGTCCGCGGCCAGATTTCCCACTCCAAGGAAAAAGATAAGCAGCAGGCCCGACAGGGATACCGTGGACAGGCCCACGTCCACGGCCACCTTGCCGACTTCCCAGGTGAAGGACGAGGTGATGACCAAGTTGGCCAGGAAAAGGCCCAAGGCCAGAGCCAGGACCACATGCACGGCCTTGTGCCGGATGGCTTGCCGAAAGGTCAGCCCGGCCACGAGAATGATACCGTTCATGCCGAGACCTCCCCACCCATTCGAGTCCGGCTATCAGCCTCGATCAGGGCCACGAAGGAGTCTTCCAGGCTGCCTTGAAGTCTGAAGTCCTCCACTCGACCCTCAAACAACAGCCGACCGTGGTTGATGATCCCGATCCGGTCGCAGAGCCGCTCCACGTCGCTTAGAATATGGGAGGAAAAGAACACGGTCCGGCCCTGGTCCCGGCATTCCAGAATGAGGTCGGTGATCAGCCGGCGTCCCATGGGGTCCAGTCCACTCATGGGTTCGTCCAGGACCAGGAGCTTCGGGTCGTGAACCAGGGCCATGGCGAATCCCAGACGCTGCTTCATACCCTTGGAGTAGGTCCGGACCTGATTTTTGGCCGCCTGGGCCAGGTTGACCCGTTCCAGGATCTGTATGGCCCTACTGGAAAGCCCCAAACGGTCTATGCCGGAGGCCCGTCCGCAGAAGGCCAGACATTCCAAAGCCGTCAGGTTCTCGTAGACCGAGGGGTTTTCGGGAAGATAGCCCAGGGAACGACGGCAGGCCACGTTCCGATGGTCCATGCCGTCCACCAATATCCGGCCCGAACAGGCTTGGATGAAGCCCATGAGGACCTTGATGGCAGTACTCTTGCCCGCCCCGTTGGGCCCAAGGAACCCGAACACGGAACACTTGGGAACGTGCAGGTTCAGGTCGTGCAGCACCCGGCTGGACCCGAAATTCTTGGTCAATGATTGGATGTCGATCATGATGTGCCCGAAAAAATGGTTTTGAAATACAGCACGTAGAACGCTTTCCTTCACCAATGAAGGCATTCAGCGACCATGGCCGGACCAAATCCGCATCTCGTCGGACAATCGAACGTGGGCCGAAAAAATGGATCGGCCTGTTCAGGCCAGGACGTCAAACCGATCGAAGCGCATGGTCATGCCGGCCCGACCCTGGGTTGCCGAGCGAATTTCCGTCGAAAAACCGAACATCTTGCGCAAGGGGGTCAGGGCCTGGATGGTCTTCTGCCCGCCACGGTCGAACATGTTCTCGATTTTGGCCCCCTTGGCGCCCAAAAGTCCGATGCACTCGCCCACGAACTCGTCTGGAACGAAAATTTCCAGCCACATTATGGGCTCCATAAGAACCGGACCGGCCTGGGCCAAGGCCTTTTTCACCGCGGCCATGGACGCCATGCGAGTCCCCAAGTCCGTGCCCTTGGGATGCCCGGCCTCGACCTCCGTGACCAAAGCCCTGACGTCTTGCATGGGATATCCCTTGACCACCCCCGACTGCAAGGCGTCCTGGGCACCGGAGAGAGCCGCCTCGGCAAAGCCTCGGGGCAGGGTTTCCCGATCCACGGCCAGGACCACCTCAACCCCGCCGTCACGGCGCAGGGGTTCAATCTCAACTCTGACCCGGCCGTAATGGGTTTCTTCGCCTAACAACCGATCGACCTCGACCTCGGCATCGGCCTTGCGGATGATGGTCTCCTGATAGACCACCTGGGGTTTGCCGGCCCTGAAATCAATACCCTGCTCCCTGCGAAGCCGTTCGATGATCACTTCCAGATGAAGCTCACCCATGCCTGAAAGGATAAGCTGTTCTGTGTCCTCGTTGCGTTCCAGGAACAAGGTCGGGTCCTCTTGAAGAAGTCGGTCCAGGGCCTCCTCCAATTTCTCTTCTTCCTCGGCGTTGCGGGCCTCAAGACCCAGGGAAATGACCGGCTTGTATTCCTCGATCCGTTCGAGCAGGATTGAGGAATCTTTGCGGCAAAGAGTATCCGCAGTTCTGGTGGCCCGCATTCCGGCGGCGGCCACGATCTGCCCTGCCTTGGCAACGTCAACCCTTTCGCGCCTTCCGGCATGGAGTACAAACAACCGGGCCGCCCGTTCCTCTATGCCCTGGGTTGAGTTGTAAACCAGATCTCCGGCCTCGAGTTGGCCCGTGTACACCCTCAGGAATGCCAGTTTCCGGCCGGTCTCCATGCTGATCTTGAAGCATAGGGCCGACAGGGGTGATCTGCTGGAAAGAGGGAACGACCTGGGCTCTCCGTTCTCCGGGTCCACCCCCTTGGGCAGAGGAACATCCAGCGGAGAAGGAAGATACTTGACGATGCCGTCCATGAGCGTTTGCACGCCTGCGTTGCGCAGGGCGGACCCGACAAAGACGGGAACGATGGATTCGTCGAGGGTGGCCGCCCTGATGCATGCATCTAGGCGTTCGACAGGCACGGATTCCCCGGCCAGATAAGACTCGAGTATGACTTCATCCCGGTCGGCCAGAATTTCCACGGCCTTGTCCCGCCACGTTTCGGCCAGAGCGGCTTCGTCGTCATCCAAGGCCAGACGTGAGATCACGTTGCCCTGGGTTTCGGCATCAAATAGGAGTTTTTCTCTCGCAAAAAGATCGATCACCCCCCGGAACTCGGCCCCCTGGCCCAGCGGGACGAACAAGGGCAGGGGCACGACTCCCAGTTTCTCACGCATAGATTCGAGCACGGTCCAAAAATCGGCTCCAGGCCGATCCATCTTGTTGACGAAGGCCAGCTTTGGCACATGGTACTTCTTGGACTGCCGCCAGACGGTTTCGCTCTGAGGTTCGACCCCGCCCACGGCACAGAACACTCCCACGGCTCCGTCCAGAACCCGCAGGCTCCGATCCACCTCGACCGTAAAATCGACATGACCCGGAGTGTCGATCAAATTTACAGTCTTCCCTTCCCAGGAAAAAGAGGAACACGCCGAAGAAATGGTGATTCCTCGTTCCTGCTCTTCTGGCAGGTAGTCCATGGTCGCGTTGCCGTCATGAACTTCGCCCATGCGGTGGATACGCTTGGCGTAGAATAGCATGCGCTCGGTCAACGTCGTTTTCCCGGCGTCGATGTGGGCGATGATCCCGATATTGCGCAATTCGCGCAGATACTTCTCCTCTTTGGGCTTTTCCTTCATGGCTGTGTGTCCTCGTGGTCGCAGACGATGGACAGGGTCCGGTTCTGAAACCATTTCGGACCGAGCTCTGGCCAGCACCACAGGCCCTCGCATCCCGGGCCCAGAATCGGGGCCGAATCCGACAAAAAAACCGTGCCCTCCCTGTTTCGATGATCGGAAGAATGGGCCTCGGCCAAAGTCGTGCATCCGGACTGAGCAAAGGCCAGGGTTTCCAGGTCTCGGTGCCTTTCCAAATTGTCGGGAACGCCAAGCCCTTCAGGTTCCTGCCAGCTCGGACAGGACCAGAGCGGGGCACGGGTCCGGAATCCGGATTCCCAGGGGCCGAGCAGAATCGTCCGTCCTGCAGATGATTCATTGGCAAGGCCCCGTACAAGGCACTCGAATTCCCTGCTCGTGCAATCGGCCGCCAGCTCCACCCCGCCAAGTTCCAACGCGGCCAGAAGGGTCGGTGGAAATCTCCGTCGATTCCGACGTCGGACCACGGCGATGGTCTGAACGCCGGCCAGAATGGCCGGAACCACCGCCGACAGGAGCATCATGGGGGCCCTGGCGTCGGGGTGCAACAAAACCAGCAGCCACGGAGCTGTGGTCCTTGTTTCAATAGATCGTGTTCCATCGGGCCATGGCGTGATCACCTGACCCGGGGGCTGATTCTTGACTTTCCAAAATCTCCAAAGCCAAGCGATGCCGGTCTTTATGGTCGCCCGCTGGGT includes:
- a CDS encoding ABC transporter permease is translated as MNGIILVAGLTFRQAIRHKAVHVVLALALGLFLANLVITSSFTWEVGKVAVDVGLSTVSLSGLLLIFFLGVGNLAADLERRSVYMVLSRPVTRSQFLVGTFVGMCLVLLAAAGILALCAVLSFKFSVMGKEAWVPMGFSWSLFGLALAMQILALFVLLALGILLVCLTSQQFTALFLLFLAYVIGQSLETVQKAALARTALGENPVLTWVVKVAGWIFPNFSAFDYKLAAAYGLPQDPVQMAWVAAYGLAYIGFSLWLAVWAFSRRELS
- a CDS encoding cytochrome C codes for the protein MSKLKRTTLPVLAVLAAAIFLLAPLGSLMAQDSFINFEPLRPLTRPAALFDHDDHNEKAGLEDCTACHHGGENGVMDPDEDTAGTPCADCHKVDAGPNTRLVRAYHLQCIGCHEKDAKGPLACGQCHDPFIKAAE
- a CDS encoding ABC transporter ATP-binding protein — encoded protein: MPSLVKESVLRAVFQNHFFGHIMIDIQSLTKNFGSSRVLHDLNLHVPKCSVFGFLGPNGAGKSTAIKVLMGFIQACSGRILVDGMDHRNVACRRSLGYLPENPSVYENLTALECLAFCGRASGIDRLGLSSRAIQILERVNLAQAAKNQVRTYSKGMKQRLGFAMALVHDPKLLVLDEPMSGLDPMGRRLITDLILECRDQGRTVFFSSHILSDVERLCDRIGIINHGRLLFEGRVEDFRLQGSLEDSFVALIEADSRTRMGGEVSA
- a CDS encoding nitroreductase family protein is translated as MEVFEAIANRRSVRKYTDKPVADDQIRTILEAAMMAPSAGNAQPWQFVVVRDREILAALKDINPYAAMAARAPLGILVCGDLSLEKYPGYWVQDCSAAIQNMLLTIHGLGLGAVWTGIHPMADRVAGFRKLFKLPDHVVPLGFIIIGHPAQNPTAESRYREDRIHQETW
- the fusA gene encoding elongation factor G — its product is MKEKPKEEKYLRELRNIGIIAHIDAGKTTLTERMLFYAKRIHRMGEVHDGNATMDYLPEEQERGITISSACSSFSWEGKTVNLIDTPGHVDFTVEVDRSLRVLDGAVGVFCAVGGVEPQSETVWRQSKKYHVPKLAFVNKMDRPGADFWTVLESMREKLGVVPLPLFVPLGQGAEFRGVIDLFAREKLLFDAETQGNVISRLALDDDEAALAETWRDKAVEILADRDEVILESYLAGESVPVERLDACIRAATLDESIVPVFVGSALRNAGVQTLMDGIVKYLPSPLDVPLPKGVDPENGEPRSFPLSSRSPLSALCFKISMETGRKLAFLRVYTGQLEAGDLVYNSTQGIEERAARLFVLHAGRRERVDVAKAGQIVAAAGMRATRTADTLCRKDSSILLERIEEYKPVISLGLEARNAEEEEKLEEALDRLLQEDPTLFLERNEDTEQLILSGMGELHLEVIIERLRREQGIDFRAGKPQVVYQETIIRKADAEVEVDRLLGEETHYGRVRVEIEPLRRDGGVEVVLAVDRETLPRGFAEAALSGAQDALQSGVVKGYPMQDVRALVTEVEAGHPKGTDLGTRMASMAAVKKALAQAGPVLMEPIMWLEIFVPDEFVGECIGLLGAKGAKIENMFDRGGQKTIQALTPLRKMFGFSTEIRSATQGRAGMTMRFDRFDVLA